Proteins co-encoded in one Deinococcus radiopugnans ATCC 19172 genomic window:
- a CDS encoding universal stress protein, giving the protein MNRILVTTDGSDLGQHALSHAQGLARALGAELTVLSIQLDPVLAAYGEYSYALPTSLETLDELKAGLENDLRTRLPEARIRVERAAGRHVSRAILDVAREEGVQMIVMTTHGRSGLGRALVGSVAQAVAQHAPVPVLLIKGDQQPVAWGSAAAQQVTGA; this is encoded by the coding sequence CCTCTCCCACGCGCAGGGGCTGGCACGGGCGCTGGGGGCAGAACTGACCGTGCTGAGCATTCAGCTCGATCCTGTCCTGGCCGCCTACGGGGAGTATTCCTACGCCCTGCCCACGTCCCTCGAAACCCTCGATGAACTGAAGGCGGGACTGGAAAACGATCTGCGGACGCGGCTGCCTGAAGCCAGAATCCGCGTCGAGCGCGCCGCAGGCCGCCACGTCTCGCGCGCCATTCTGGACGTGGCCCGCGAGGAGGGCGTGCAGATGATCGTGATGACCACCCACGGACGCAGCGGTCTGGGCCGCGCCCTGGTGGGCAGCGTGGCGCAGGCGGTGGCGCAGCACGCCCCCGTGCCGGTGCTGCTGATCAAGGGCGACCAGCAGCCGGTGGCGTGGGGAAGCGCGGCGGCCCAGCAGGTGACCGGAGCGTAA